A section of the Microbulbifer pacificus genome encodes:
- a CDS encoding aspartate carbamoyltransferase, with translation MDFIGANILSVSQFERGDIDRIFAVADTMVPYARREKVTRVLEGAILGNMFFEPSTRTRVSFGCAFNLLGGTVRETVGVSASSLAKGESLYDTARVLSGYSDVICMRHPQSGSVAEFAAASRVPVVNGGDGANEHPTQALLDLYTIRKELEGKGRALDNFRIAMIGDLKHGRTVHSLCKLLCLFEKVQLVLVSPGELAMPEVVVEKLREAGHQVTITDQLEPSIKHVDIVYSTRIQEERFESQAEADRYRGRFRLNRDIFTLHAEPNTVIMHPLPRDSRAEANELDSDLNEHPGLAIFRQTDNGLLVRMALFAMLLGVEDKVAQYARPITWQTRRNEI, from the coding sequence ATGGACTTTATCGGCGCCAACATCCTTTCCGTAAGCCAGTTCGAACGCGGTGACATCGACCGCATCTTTGCCGTGGCCGACACCATGGTCCCCTACGCCCGCCGGGAAAAAGTGACCCGGGTTCTCGAGGGCGCGATCCTCGGCAATATGTTTTTCGAGCCCAGTACCCGCACCCGGGTGAGCTTTGGCTGCGCGTTCAACCTGCTCGGCGGCACCGTGCGCGAGACGGTTGGGGTTTCTGCGAGCTCGCTGGCCAAGGGCGAATCCCTGTACGACACCGCGCGGGTACTTTCCGGTTACTCCGACGTGATCTGCATGCGCCATCCTCAATCGGGTTCGGTGGCGGAGTTTGCCGCGGCGAGCCGGGTGCCGGTGGTGAACGGCGGCGACGGCGCCAATGAGCACCCGACCCAGGCGCTGCTCGACCTGTACACCATCCGCAAGGAGCTGGAAGGCAAGGGCCGCGCGCTGGACAATTTCCGCATCGCCATGATCGGCGACCTCAAGCACGGCCGCACCGTGCACTCCCTGTGCAAGCTGTTGTGCCTGTTTGAAAAGGTGCAGCTGGTGCTGGTGTCGCCGGGGGAACTGGCGATGCCGGAAGTGGTGGTGGAGAAACTGCGCGAGGCGGGGCACCAGGTGACCATTACCGATCAGCTGGAGCCGTCGATCAAGCATGTGGATATCGTCTACTCCACTCGCATCCAGGAAGAGCGCTTTGAATCCCAGGCCGAGGCCGATCGCTACCGCGGTCGCTTCCGCCTGAACCGCGATATCTTCACGCTCCACGCGGAGCCCAACACGGTGATCATGCACCCGCTGCCACGGGATTCCCGCGCCGAGGCCAACGAGCTGGACTCGGACCTGAACGAACACCCGGGCCTCGCCATTTTCCGCCAGACCGACAACGGTCTGCTGGTGCGGATGGCGCTGTTTGCGATGTTGCTGGGGGTGGAAGACAAGGTGGCCCAGTACGCACGGCCGATTACCTGGCAGACACGGCGCAACGAAATTTAA